The following proteins are encoded in a genomic region of Dokdonia donghaensis DSW-1:
- a CDS encoding T9SS type B sorting domain-containing protein — translation MRSSLVLISVLFLFFTVHINAQAITVDASATTVADVETLITDILIGSSSDCAEISNVSKSTGIDEGAGINGIGSFESNGADFPYEAGIVLVSGNVNNVPGPEVDGIPSGGGWGGDTDLEANTTATNTNDASFIQFDFTPFVDELNFNFIMASEEYNQGFECTFSDAFAFILTDLTTGVVQNLAVLPGTNIPIEVTNIRPEVPGNCAAVNEEFFDRYNFAPFNPEANSAINFQGQTVSLTAMGTVVVGNPYTIKLVVADQSDSVRDIAVFLEAGSFNLGVDIGGDRIGSEFNAACEGETLTLDATFDGAISYTWEVDNGTGFVPLLDGMGVPVTTPTVDVTVAATYRVLVDAGTGCLGEDTAIIEFANPMYNDPMDLTVCDDVSGDGVEVFDLTDQISDILDTQDPMVVSVAFYENQSDAEMNINQIPNPDAYSNTMASQEIWVRVETDLSPDCFEVGSFIISVNSQTIANDPGIFIVCDDASDGSDTNGETVFDLSSLNSLILDTQDPAMFSVSYHETAMDATNNAMPLPFAYTSTDDMIWVRVENNGDVNCFAIREITLDVAELPVLLNNPVLLSQCDTDQDGFAFFNLTEAQTLLSADSNNETFVYFDSGGSSIVDPTAYFNQTANNESISVTISTINGCTRQAQIDLEVDTSEIPDTFQLEYFECDTDSDGQSLFDFSDATAQVLALFPAGQMLTVSYYETQQEAETETNPITATIDAYTNNLTYTDTNGQQGIWVRVDGDTANDCRGLGIHVLLNVEANPTFLPNISSLEECSPIANAAQFDLTQNDAEITGGDPNILVTYYENVGNYTAMNAIANPTAFSNSSNPQTIYYSLENATTGCTTFDFVNLAMNFELIVNQNPVLTTPTELQVCDDDGVIDGLTTVDLSSKDIEITGGFDANLTITYHLDQAGADAGDASIPDKTMFTMTTNPQIVVARVTDNTTACYSTVNLSVRSFPVPVPVTPADYEECDDDNDGVFDFFVLSSRDAEITGGDPTLTVAYYLTQADADNAPVGQELDNMMYINNEPFEQIVYARVFNDAGCYSTTPLTLRVLNTPMPNQDALPYALCDDDTDGLQIFDLSTQEANILGGLDPTMHTVEWFSSLASAEAGAPAIATPNAYTSNTATVYALVTDTAQMTTTMTFCSNIAPLELIVNPLPTPTQPAEYELCDDIESGSDTDEFASFDLRSRDDEITGGNDDWSVSYHLTQADADAGTPVLTDMYQNVVMANQTIFVRVEDIVTACYETITLTLVVNPLPSPTTIAPVEECDTMANDGDPDNDGDAIFDLTGQVTTDIINGEAFVGLTFHETIAAAELGTPAIANPAAYQTVSRTIYVRATDTDPATSTECYRIVELELIVQPAPVLPTTIPDLTECDDDGDGQALFDLTQNDAVIYGTQTPAAVTLTYHETLASAEAMVGSAADMPIADPVNYLASAPVTQLWVRLEDTATGCTVVGTFNLNIAMIPTITPPGLFEACDSAGALVGTDDDGITTFDLTSLDAGITGGDPALTVTYYESQADLDAGIANAIATPAAYINDGTSPQTLFILVSSSDAGMCGAETTVDLQVNPLPVIGEPLPEAIACDEDNDGFGAFDLQQYNDDLLATLTDITLRFYETLDNATADTGAGQIDITVPYNNITGMTSLYVVAQDTNPATATACTKIYEFELVVYPIPEIPAALETLTECDNDNNLMEIIDLTQNEVAIIGTQDATTLVITYHNTLADAETGNNPIIDPANYNATQMTPLEVIWVRLQVNDGSPNICAAVSSFEISVESPPTANPANDDLDLMVCDDDADTFNVFDLTVNEASLTGGDPLLSVTYYASLADQMSDTPITDPTAYTNIQNPQTIQAVVSSAAGCTDQTTFDIEVLPLPTPNTMPDAVEVCDATTDIDTDGDGVIDAGSGSDTDGFESFDLTGVIAQIGGGEPVDILVYTDLAFAEANPDDPTLAVADVTNFINTTSGNQTLYARVERNVPGDDDLDSDGNLCYVIVPFEVIVNPLPVLAEAGPIDYTFCEEFDGDDTMGSVDLTTLADEIGILAAPQVTSDFTISYHQLLVQAEANTAALSSPYTVADGEELFVRIEDNTTGCVNFTSIIFTVESRPEVSPADNMVQCADDLGINVAPNQDEATFDLTQQNAMITGGVAGTSVTYYTSLADAEAMINAIDTPSAYVNTSNPQTIYARAVNTASNCESTMVVDFEIFVQPLPYTDLSNEGGQICVDEITGEALDPFTIDGTVEDPQIGVTYSYAWTLDGALISLNPVVTVDAAGTYQVLVTATYVDGTECDYLAEAVYTAESAPVFEAIVLEPSFNSSGLYTVEVINITGANPNSEYEFALDDGPFQSSTTFTNVTPGTHTIFGRLASGNCSISEFEIGIIDYPRFFTPNADGFHDTWNIIGLGVDPNLNAKIFIFDRYGKLLKQLSPTSPGWDGTFNGQPMPSNDYWFRVEFTEVDDLGTQRTVNGHFTLKR, via the coding sequence ATGAGATCATCTTTAGTACTTATATCCGTCTTATTTTTATTCTTTACAGTACATATTAATGCACAAGCAATAACGGTAGATGCCAGTGCCACCACGGTTGCAGATGTTGAGACATTAATTACAGATATCCTTATAGGTAGTTCTAGTGATTGTGCAGAAATAAGTAATGTTTCAAAATCTACAGGTATTGACGAAGGTGCAGGTATAAATGGTATAGGCTCTTTTGAATCTAATGGAGCAGATTTTCCCTATGAAGCGGGTATAGTCTTAGTCTCAGGTAATGTAAATAATGTTCCGGGTCCAGAAGTAGATGGTATACCCAGTGGAGGAGGCTGGGGAGGTGACACAGACCTTGAGGCAAATACAACAGCAACAAATACTAATGACGCTAGTTTTATACAATTTGATTTTACTCCATTCGTAGATGAGTTAAATTTTAATTTTATAATGGCCTCAGAAGAATATAATCAAGGATTTGAATGTACCTTCTCTGACGCATTCGCCTTTATCCTCACTGATCTCACTACCGGTGTTGTTCAAAATTTGGCAGTTCTTCCCGGAACTAATATTCCAATCGAGGTTACAAATATTCGTCCAGAAGTTCCTGGTAACTGTGCAGCAGTAAATGAGGAATTTTTTGACCGCTATAATTTTGCTCCATTTAATCCAGAAGCAAATTCTGCTATAAACTTCCAGGGGCAAACAGTTTCCCTTACAGCTATGGGAACGGTAGTTGTGGGTAATCCCTATACCATAAAATTGGTTGTTGCAGATCAAAGTGATTCCGTAAGAGATATTGCTGTTTTTCTAGAGGCGGGGAGTTTCAATCTTGGAGTTGATATTGGTGGTGATAGAATAGGATCAGAATTTAACGCTGCTTGTGAGGGTGAAACGTTAACATTAGATGCGACGTTTGATGGGGCTATAAGCTATACTTGGGAAGTAGATAATGGGACTGGGTTTGTCCCTTTGCTTGATGGTATGGGAGTTCCAGTAACAACTCCTACTGTAGATGTGACTGTTGCTGCTACTTATCGTGTACTAGTTGATGCTGGTACAGGATGTCTTGGAGAAGACACTGCTATTATCGAGTTTGCAAATCCTATGTATAATGACCCTATGGATTTAACAGTGTGCGATGATGTTTCGGGTGATGGTGTAGAAGTTTTTGATTTAACTGATCAGATTTCAGATATTTTAGATACACAAGATCCAATGGTTGTTAGTGTTGCTTTTTACGAAAATCAATCAGACGCCGAAATGAATATTAATCAGATACCTAATCCAGATGCTTATTCAAATACGATGGCTTCTCAAGAAATATGGGTTCGTGTAGAAACAGATTTAAGTCCAGATTGTTTTGAGGTGGGCTCATTTATAATTTCGGTAAATAGTCAAACTATTGCAAATGATCCTGGAATTTTTATCGTTTGTGATGATGCATCAGATGGTAGTGATACAAACGGAGAGACTGTATTTGACTTATCATCGTTAAATAGTCTTATTCTTGACACTCAAGACCCAGCTATGTTCAGTGTTTCTTATCACGAGACTGCTATGGATGCAACAAACAATGCGATGCCATTACCATTTGCTTATACTAGTACGGATGATATGATATGGGTGCGAGTTGAAAATAATGGCGATGTAAATTGTTTCGCAATTAGAGAGATCACGCTTGATGTGGCAGAGCTTCCAGTGCTTTTAAATAATCCTGTACTGTTATCGCAATGTGATACAGATCAAGATGGTTTTGCTTTTTTCAATCTCACAGAAGCACAGACCTTACTTAGTGCCGATTCAAATAATGAAACGTTTGTTTATTTTGATTCTGGAGGATCATCAATAGTCGACCCGACGGCATATTTTAATCAAACCGCAAACAACGAATCCATAAGCGTTACCATTTCTACCATAAATGGATGTACACGTCAGGCTCAGATTGACCTTGAGGTAGATACTTCAGAGATTCCTGATACTTTTCAATTAGAATATTTTGAGTGTGATACAGATAGTGATGGTCAGTCATTATTTGATTTTTCTGATGCTACAGCACAAGTGCTAGCTTTATTTCCTGCTGGACAGATGCTTACTGTAAGCTATTACGAAACCCAGCAAGAAGCAGAAACAGAGACCAATCCTATTACGGCAACTATTGATGCCTATACAAATAACCTCACCTATACAGATACAAATGGACAGCAAGGTATTTGGGTACGTGTAGATGGCGATACTGCAAACGACTGTCGTGGTCTAGGGATACACGTATTGCTTAATGTGGAGGCTAACCCCACTTTTCTACCCAACATCTCTTCACTTGAAGAATGTTCACCTATCGCAAATGCTGCTCAATTTGATTTAACCCAGAACGATGCCGAGATTACGGGCGGTGATCCTAATATTCTAGTTACTTATTATGAAAATGTAGGGAATTACACGGCGATGAATGCCATTGCTAACCCTACTGCTTTTTCAAACAGTAGCAACCCTCAGACCATTTATTACAGTCTTGAGAATGCCACTACGGGCTGTACTACGTTTGATTTTGTCAACCTGGCAATGAACTTTGAGCTCATCGTAAACCAGAACCCTGTACTCACCACGCCTACCGAACTTCAAGTTTGTGATGATGATGGTGTGATAGATGGACTTACCACGGTAGACCTCTCTTCAAAAGATATTGAGATTACGGGTGGTTTTGATGCAAACCTTACCATCACCTACCACTTAGACCAGGCTGGGGCCGATGCTGGTGATGCAAGTATCCCAGACAAAACAATGTTTACAATGACCACCAACCCTCAGATTGTAGTGGCTCGTGTGACCGATAATACGACGGCTTGCTACTCAACAGTAAATCTTAGTGTGCGTAGCTTCCCAGTGCCGGTACCCGTAACCCCTGCAGATTATGAGGAGTGTGATGATGATAACGACGGTGTTTTTGACTTCTTCGTGCTCTCCTCTAGAGACGCCGAAATCACCGGTGGTGACCCAACCCTTACTGTAGCCTATTACCTCACCCAGGCAGATGCAGATAATGCACCGGTGGGTCAGGAGCTTGATAATATGATGTATATCAACAATGAGCCTTTTGAGCAAATTGTATATGCTCGCGTTTTTAACGATGCCGGTTGTTACAGCACTACACCGCTTACCCTGCGTGTGCTCAACACCCCGATGCCTAACCAAGATGCGCTTCCATACGCGCTGTGTGATGACGATACCGATGGGCTTCAAATATTTGATTTGAGTACGCAAGAAGCTAATATCTTAGGTGGTTTAGACCCTACAATGCATACGGTAGAGTGGTTTTCTTCTCTCGCTTCCGCGGAAGCTGGAGCTCCTGCCATTGCAACTCCTAACGCTTATACGAGCAATACCGCTACCGTATATGCCCTAGTAACCGACACTGCACAGATGACCACTACAATGACCTTCTGTAGTAATATTGCCCCTTTAGAACTTATTGTAAACCCATTACCAACCCCTACCCAACCTGCCGAATATGAGCTCTGTGATGATATAGAAAGTGGTAGTGATACCGATGAGTTTGCAAGCTTTGATTTACGTAGCCGTGATGATGAGATTACCGGTGGTAATGACGATTGGAGTGTGAGCTATCACCTCACCCAAGCAGATGCAGATGCCGGTACGCCCGTACTTACAGATATGTATCAGAATGTAGTAATGGCAAACCAAACCATCTTTGTACGTGTAGAAGATATTGTAACGGCTTGTTATGAGACCATCACCTTAACCTTAGTGGTAAATCCATTACCATCACCTACCACCATAGCACCGGTAGAGGAGTGTGATACAATGGCAAATGATGGCGACCCAGATAATGATGGGGATGCTATTTTTGATCTTACAGGTCAAGTAACGACAGACATTATTAATGGCGAGGCCTTTGTGGGACTTACCTTCCACGAGACAATTGCCGCTGCAGAGCTAGGTACACCAGCCATTGCAAACCCAGCAGCCTACCAGACGGTATCAAGAACTATTTATGTAAGAGCTACAGATACAGACCCTGCTACCAGCACTGAGTGTTACCGTATCGTAGAGTTAGAACTTATCGTGCAACCTGCACCGGTACTACCTACCACTATCCCAGACCTTACCGAGTGTGATGATGATGGGGACGGGCAAGCGCTGTTTGACCTTACACAAAACGATGCAGTGATCTACGGGACACAAACCCCAGCAGCTGTAACCCTTACGTATCACGAGACACTTGCCAGTGCAGAAGCAATGGTAGGCAGTGCGGCAGATATGCCTATTGCAGACCCTGTAAACTACCTTGCCAGTGCACCGGTAACCCAGCTGTGGGTACGTCTAGAAGACACCGCAACAGGTTGTACTGTAGTAGGTACTTTTAATCTAAACATCGCAATGATTCCTACCATCACCCCACCAGGACTTTTTGAAGCCTGTGATAGTGCGGGTGCCCTCGTAGGAACCGATGATGATGGGATTACTACTTTTGACCTTACCAGCCTTGATGCAGGTATTACCGGTGGAGATCCAGCCCTTACCGTGACCTACTATGAGTCGCAAGCAGACCTAGATGCAGGTATTGCAAATGCTATTGCCACACCAGCGGCATATATCAATGATGGTACTAGTCCGCAGACGCTTTTTATCTTAGTAAGTAGTAGTGATGCAGGAATGTGTGGTGCAGAGACTACGGTAGACCTACAGGTTAATCCGCTACCTGTTATTGGAGAACCTTTACCAGAAGCGATAGCTTGTGATGAAGATAATGATGGTTTTGGAGCCTTTGACTTGCAACAATATAATGATGACTTGTTAGCAACGCTTACAGATATCACCCTACGTTTTTATGAAACCCTAGATAATGCCACGGCAGACACGGGAGCAGGGCAGATAGATATTACCGTTCCTTATAACAACATCACAGGGATGACCTCACTGTATGTGGTAGCACAAGATACCAACCCTGCAACGGCAACGGCTTGTACTAAGATTTATGAGTTTGAGCTTGTGGTGTATCCTATCCCAGAGATTCCTGCAGCCCTTGAAACACTTACCGAGTGTGATAATGATAATAACCTGATGGAAATCATAGACCTTACTCAAAATGAGGTTGCCATCATAGGGACACAAGATGCAACCACGCTTGTCATTACCTATCACAATACCCTAGCAGATGCAGAAACGGGTAACAACCCAATTATTGATCCAGCCAACTATAACGCAACACAGATGACACCACTTGAGGTAATCTGGGTACGTTTACAAGTAAATGATGGTAGTCCAAATATCTGTGCTGCAGTGAGCTCTTTTGAAATCTCTGTAGAAAGCCCACCTACGGCAAACCCAGCAAATGATGATCTAGATCTAATGGTTTGTGATGATGATGCAGATACCTTTAATGTATTTGACCTTACGGTTAATGAGGCAAGTCTTACCGGTGGTGATCCATTACTATCTGTGACCTATTATGCAAGTCTTGCAGACCAGATGAGTGATACTCCTATTACAGACCCTACAGCTTATACAAACATTCAGAACCCACAGACGATACAGGCAGTAGTCTCTAGCGCAGCAGGATGTACCGACCAGACTACTTTTGACATTGAGGTGTTACCATTACCTACGCCTAACACAATGCCAGATGCCGTGGAGGTATGTGATGCCACGACAGATATTGATACTGATGGCGATGGGGTGATTGACGCTGGCTCTGGTTCAGATACCGATGGTTTTGAGAGCTTTGATCTTACGGGTGTGATTGCTCAGATAGGCGGAGGGGAGCCTGTAGATATCTTAGTGTATACAGATCTCGCTTTCGCGGAAGCGAACCCAGACGACCCAACGCTTGCAGTGGCAGATGTCACTAACTTTATCAATACCACATCTGGTAACCAAACGCTCTACGCACGTGTGGAACGTAATGTACCGGGCGATGATGACTTAGACAGCGACGGAAACTTATGTTATGTGATTGTGCCTTTTGAGGTGATTGTAAATCCGCTACCTGTATTGGCAGAAGCGGGACCTATTGATTATACCTTCTGTGAAGAATTTGATGGAGATGATACAATGGGAAGTGTTGATCTTACGACCCTGGCAGATGAGATAGGGATTCTTGCGGCGCCACAGGTAACGAGTGATTTTACGATAAGCTATCACCAGTTACTGGTGCAGGCAGAGGCAAACACGGCTGCACTAAGTTCGCCATACACGGTGGCAGATGGTGAGGAGCTGTTTGTGCGTATTGAAGATAACACCACGGGTTGTGTGAACTTTACAAGCATCATCTTTACGGTAGAGAGCCGTCCAGAGGTGTCTCCAGCAGATAATATGGTACAGTGTGCTGATGATCTTGGGATTAATGTTGCGCCTAACCAAGATGAGGCTACCTTTGACCTTACCCAGCAAAATGCGATGATTACCGGTGGGGTAGCTGGCACTTCTGTTACTTACTACACCAGCCTGGCAGATGCAGAGGCAATGATAAATGCGATAGACACGCCTAGTGCTTATGTGAATACAAGTAACCCACAGACTATTTATGCTAGAGCGGTTAATACAGCTAGTAACTGTGAGAGTACGATGGTGGTAGACTTTGAGATTTTTGTACAACCACTACCATATACAGACCTTAGCAATGAGGGCGGACAGATTTGTGTGGATGAGATTACGGGTGAAGCGCTTGATCCGTTTACGATAGATGGTACGGTAGAAGATCCTCAGATTGGGGTGACTTATAGCTATGCGTGGACACTAGATGGTGCATTGATATCACTAAATCCTGTGGTGACTGTAGATGCTGCAGGAACCTACCAGGTGCTGGTTACAGCTACGTATGTAGATGGTACGGAGTGTGATTACCTAGCAGAGGCGGTATATACGGCAGAGAGCGCGCCGGTGTTTGAGGCGATTGTACTAGAACCTTCTTTTAACAGTAGCGGATTATACACGGTAGAGGTGATCAACATCACGGGAGCAAATCCTAACTCTGAGTATGAGTTTGCTCTAGATGATGGCCCGTTCCAGAGTAGTACGACTTTTACAAATGTGACTCCAGGAACACATACCATTTTTGGAAGACTAGCAAGTGGTAACTGTTCGATCTCTGAGTTTGAGATAGGGATCATCGATTACCCACGTTTCTTTACACCTAATGCAGATGGTTTTCACGACACGTGGAATATCATAGGGCTAGGGGTAGATCCTAACCTGAATGCGAAGATTTTTATCTTTGATAGATACGGGAAGCTCTTAAAACAACTAAGCCCTACAAGCCCAGGATGGGACGGTACTTTTAATGGACAGCCGATGCCGAGTAACGACTACTGGTTTAGAGTAGAGTTTACAGAGGTAGATGACCTAGGGACACAGAGAACCGTAAATGGTCACTTTACATTGAAGAGATAA